From the Spiroplasma sp. BIUS-1 genome, one window contains:
- a CDS encoding MSC_0882 family membrane protein, with protein sequence MSGLLNPFKKENSIENQNQQNVGNFAFNPNAQQNVNYQNETAMYQKNLIENKNEGYIKPRHKNFDNSYYQQAQSLPQYGRSETTGEIMMKGYLGNQTNYQMAYQNPQPVSNHHNQPQQYQRQNNFNNYQNQYNNNLKQEYLDFDNNAFIDYGNYRDENEYNRMVYPPNMANNNIQVNQNYNNKPLYENYSVPNNNMQYGYNDFSNNNQFYNQNGPYGYNSEIDYAPVSSNNYNPYEQRSYNERMRVANIIPREIGKEIRSEKLRIFLVFLIGAVGIITASLMLAIYYKAGSAGTYIGIKREQVMYPFFSILMLIVAIGFFGTSLTDFGFLYSNVKKYERELMVGKEAVPYFITRNYRSLISRSVYVNWVSFCIYIFGAITLGIMYGLQSQISEGEQETPIYFLFWQIGKLKRLDSEIQTNIIVLFVTLIAHVLNIVTTRTRKNNIIGYYGYEIIPQQEIKEIRRKANKVCMIIFFTAMAILLFVIVIPWLIIRKKRGLPLRPWGPVVQ encoded by the coding sequence ATGAGTGGATTATTAAATCCTTTTAAAAAAGAAAATTCGATAGAAAATCAAAACCAACAAAACGTTGGAAATTTTGCGTTCAATCCTAATGCTCAACAAAATGTAAATTACCAAAATGAAACAGCAATGTATCAAAAAAATCTAATTGAAAATAAAAATGAAGGTTACATAAAACCAAGACATAAAAACTTTGATAATAGTTATTACCAACAAGCACAGTCATTGCCTCAATATGGAAGAAGCGAAACAACAGGAGAAATAATGATGAAAGGTTACTTGGGAAATCAAACTAACTATCAAATGGCATATCAAAATCCACAACCAGTATCTAATCATCACAATCAACCACAACAATATCAAAGACAAAATAACTTTAATAATTATCAAAACCAATACAATAATAATTTAAAACAAGAATATTTAGATTTTGACAATAATGCATTCATTGACTATGGAAACTATAGAGATGAAAATGAATATAACAGAATGGTTTACCCACCAAATATGGCAAACAACAATATTCAAGTTAATCAAAATTACAATAATAAACCATTATATGAAAATTACAGTGTACCAAACAACAATATGCAATATGGTTATAATGACTTTTCAAATAATAACCAATTCTATAACCAAAATGGTCCATATGGATACAATTCAGAAATAGATTATGCACCAGTTAGTTCGAATAACTATAACCCATACGAACAACGTTCTTATAATGAAAGAATGAGGGTAGCAAACATAATTCCTAGAGAAATAGGAAAAGAAATAAGAAGTGAAAAGTTAAGAATATTTTTAGTATTTTTAATTGGAGCGGTTGGTATTATCACAGCTTCTTTAATGTTGGCAATTTACTATAAAGCTGGTTCTGCAGGAACTTACATTGGAATTAAGAGAGAACAAGTAATGTACCCATTCTTTTCAATTCTAATGCTTATAGTAGCTATTGGATTCTTTGGAACAAGCCTTACTGATTTTGGTTTCTTATATTCAAATGTTAAGAAATATGAAAGAGAATTAATGGTTGGTAAGGAAGCTGTTCCTTACTTTATAACAAGAAATTACAGAAGTTTAATTTCAAGATCTGTTTATGTTAATTGAGTTTCATTCTGTATATATATTTTTGGAGCAATCACTTTAGGAATAATGTATGGATTACAAAGCCAAATCAGTGAAGGAGAACAAGAAACTCCAATTTACTTCTTGTTCTGACAAATTGGAAAACTAAAAAGATTAGACTCAGAAATTCAAACTAACATAATAGTTTTATTTGTAACTTTAATTGCTCATGTTTTAAACATAGTAACTACAAGAACAAGAAAAAATAACATAATAGGATATTATGGATATGAAATAATTCCTCAACAAGAAATTAAAGAAATTAGAAGAAAAGCAAATAAAGTTTGTATGATTATTTTCTTCACAGCAATGGCAATTCTATTATTTGTAATAGTAATACCTTGATTGATTATTAGAAAAAAAAGAGGTTTACCACTTAGACCATGAGGACCAGTAGTACAATAG
- the hemW gene encoding radical SAM family heme chaperone HemW, producing MRTSSTIDRKINSLYVHIPFCEHICFYCDFVKVKKPQDPNVIEKYLDKLEFELNEYEDKLDEIQSIYIGGGTPSCLNEEQTTRMCSLLHRYSNKPNFEYSIELNPESVTREKLEIYKKFNINRISMGVQTFDNELLKKIGRIHDNSIAINAYKLIREVGFENVSIDLMYNLYDQTKQNIQTDLNYINELKPDHISWYSLIMKEKSVWGRKNMKVPENDELFDEIVNQGLKELGYIRYEISNYSLGEKNKSIHNMSYWNNSLFAGVGIGATGFEQIDGEYYLTKNEGNILNYKKEFEHLSKEDYYFQIVMMGLRLVDGIDISLDINKEIYDFYKQKIEEKIKDNLLEIVDNKIRCTERGFNILNEILIDFL from the coding sequence ATGAGGACCAGTAGTACAATAGATAGAAAAATTAATAGCTTATATGTTCACATTCCATTTTGTGAACATATTTGCTTTTATTGTGATTTTGTAAAAGTTAAAAAGCCACAAGATCCTAATGTTATAGAAAAATATTTAGATAAATTAGAATTTGAACTAAATGAATATGAAGATAAATTAGATGAAATTCAAAGTATCTATATTGGAGGGGGAACTCCAAGTTGTTTGAACGAAGAACAAACTACTAGAATGTGTTCTCTTTTACACAGATACTCAAACAAACCTAATTTTGAATATTCAATAGAGTTAAATCCAGAGTCAGTTACTAGAGAAAAATTAGAAATATATAAAAAATTTAATATAAACAGAATTAGTATGGGTGTTCAAACTTTTGATAATGAACTTCTAAAGAAAATTGGAAGAATTCATGATAATTCTATAGCTATTAATGCATATAAATTAATTAGAGAAGTTGGTTTTGAAAATGTAAGTATTGATTTAATGTATAACTTATATGATCAAACTAAACAAAACATCCAAACTGATTTAAATTACATTAACGAACTTAAACCTGATCACATATCTTGATATTCATTGATAATGAAAGAAAAATCTGTTTGAGGAAGAAAAAATATGAAGGTTCCTGAAAATGATGAACTTTTTGACGAAATAGTAAATCAAGGTTTAAAAGAATTGGGCTATATTAGATATGAAATTTCAAACTACTCTTTAGGAGAAAAAAATAAATCAATTCATAATATGTCGTATTGAAATAACTCGTTATTTGCAGGTGTTGGAATAGGAGCAACTGGTTTTGAACAAATAGATGGTGAATATTATTTAACTAAAAATGAAGGTAATATATTAAATTACAAAAAAGAGTTTGAACACCTTTCAAAAGAAGATTATTACTTCCAAATAGTTATGATGGGACTTCGTTTAGTTGATGGAATAGATATATCTTTAGATATAAATAAAGAAATATATGATTTCTATAAACAAAAAATAGAAGAAAAAATAAAAGATAATCTTTTAGAAATAGTTGATAATAAAATTAGATGTACAGAAAGGGGATTTAATATCTTGAATGAGATATTAATAGATTTCTTATAG
- a CDS encoding isochorismatase family protein, producing MKKALIVVDYQFDFADPKGKLYVSQGETIKQGILEKIEEYKLNQDYVIFSGDFHPSNHVSFAEWGEHCLVGTSGVEFYVDSSKADLIIKKGTELKYDSYSAFYVAQELNVDSGLDSWLKQREIKQLEICGLALDVCVQATYDDSIKKGYESFINYDLSKKI from the coding sequence ATGAAAAAAGCACTAATAGTTGTAGACTACCAATTTGATTTTGCAGATCCAAAAGGTAAGTTATATGTATCTCAAGGAGAAACAATAAAGCAAGGTATTTTAGAAAAAATTGAAGAATACAAATTAAATCAAGATTATGTTATTTTTTCAGGAGATTTCCATCCAAGTAATCATGTTTCTTTTGCTGAGTGGGGAGAACATTGTCTTGTTGGAACTAGTGGAGTAGAATTTTATGTTGATAGTTCAAAAGCTGATTTAATAATTAAAAAAGGTACAGAACTAAAATATGATAGTTATTCTGCTTTCTATGTTGCTCAAGAATTAAATGTGGATTCAGGTCTTGACTCTTGATTAAAGCAAAGAGAAATAAAACAATTAGAAATATGTGGATTGGCGTTAGATGTTTGTGTTCAAGCAACTTATGATGATTCAATAAAAAAAGGATATGAAAGTTTTATAAATTATGATTTATCAAAAAAAATATAA
- a CDS encoding ATP-dependent Clp protease ATP-binding subunit, with protein sequence MDFTQKPDPLNDPEILSKYTRDLTKDAKEGKIDPIIGRDDEIMRVIRILSRKTKNNPVLIGEPGVGKTAIAEGLAQRINKGDVPSVLKDKRILELDMGSVMAGASFLGDYEARIKGIVNAIQKEDGQVILFIDELHLIVGAGKTGNGGGMDVSNLLKPALARGGIKVIGATTLKEYREYIEKDAALERRFQKVIVSEPTIEETISILRGLKERFETYHGVRIHDNALVAAAQLSDRYISDRFLPDKAIDLVDEASATIKTELASVPTELYQIDRKVMQLEIEKAALSKEKDEKSQERLEQADKELTSLKQKQSEFNEKWNAEKSALEKINQFRSTIDSLKIELEQAQAQANYQRAGEIQYSLLPALEKQLETALDSKKEKLISEEVTESEIASIVSRWTGIEMENLIESEKQKLLGLNTQLKKMVKGQNQAIELVSDAIIRSRSGIKDPNKPIGSFLFLGPTGVGKTEVAKSLARNLFGSEKKMLRFDMSEYMEKHSVSKLLGSPPGYVGYEEGGKLTEAVRRAPYSILLFDEVEKAHPDVFNIFLQILDDGRVTDSLGKTIDFKNTIIIMTSNIGSDYLISTPSELVDQDVLMENLKKFFRPEFLNRIDNIVNFNSLSKEVIKEVIVKTLDELKERVLSTNEYIINFTDASIKKILEEGYDQLYGARPIKRYIERNIETLIARAIVGGEIEPKRNYVIDVKDDKFVISTSNKLN encoded by the coding sequence ATGGATTTTACACAAAAACCAGATCCTTTAAATGATCCAGAAATCTTAAGTAAATATACTAGAGATTTGACAAAGGACGCTAAAGAAGGAAAAATAGATCCCATCATCGGTAGAGATGATGAAATTATGAGAGTAATTAGAATATTGAGTAGAAAAACAAAAAACAACCCAGTTCTTATCGGAGAACCTGGAGTTGGTAAAACAGCTATTGCTGAAGGTTTGGCTCAAAGAATAAATAAGGGTGATGTTCCAAGTGTTCTTAAAGATAAAAGAATTCTTGAATTAGATATGGGAAGCGTAATGGCTGGAGCTAGTTTTTTAGGTGACTATGAAGCTAGAATAAAAGGTATTGTTAATGCAATACAAAAAGAAGATGGTCAAGTAATACTTTTCATAGATGAATTACATTTAATAGTTGGAGCTGGAAAAACTGGTAATGGAGGGGGAATGGATGTTTCCAACCTTCTAAAACCAGCTCTTGCAAGAGGTGGTATCAAAGTAATTGGTGCTACAACTTTAAAAGAATATAGAGAATATATTGAAAAAGATGCTGCATTAGAAAGAAGATTTCAAAAAGTTATTGTAAGTGAACCAACAATTGAAGAAACAATTTCAATATTAAGAGGTTTAAAAGAACGTTTTGAAACATATCATGGAGTTAGAATACATGATAATGCTTTAGTTGCAGCAGCTCAATTGAGTGATAGATATATTTCAGATAGATTCTTGCCTGACAAAGCTATAGATTTAGTTGATGAAGCAAGTGCTACTATAAAAACTGAATTAGCTTCTGTTCCAACAGAGTTGTATCAAATTGACAGAAAAGTTATGCAATTAGAGATTGAAAAAGCAGCTCTTTCTAAAGAAAAAGATGAAAAATCTCAAGAAAGATTAGAACAAGCTGATAAAGAATTAACTTCTTTAAAGCAAAAACAATCTGAATTTAATGAAAAATGAAATGCAGAAAAAAGTGCGCTTGAAAAAATAAATCAATTTAGATCAACAATTGACTCATTAAAAATTGAATTAGAACAAGCACAAGCACAAGCAAATTACCAAAGAGCTGGAGAAATTCAATACTCACTTTTACCGGCTTTAGAAAAACAATTGGAAACTGCGCTTGATAGTAAAAAAGAAAAACTAATTTCTGAAGAAGTTACTGAAAGTGAAATAGCTTCTATAGTTTCTAGATGAACTGGAATTGAAATGGAAAACTTAATCGAAAGTGAAAAACAAAAACTTTTAGGATTAAATACTCAACTTAAAAAGATGGTAAAAGGTCAAAATCAAGCAATTGAACTTGTATCTGATGCAATCATTAGAAGTAGAAGTGGTATTAAAGATCCAAACAAACCAATAGGTAGTTTCTTATTTTTAGGACCTACTGGGGTGGGTAAAACTGAAGTTGCAAAATCACTTGCAAGAAATTTATTTGGAAGTGAAAAGAAAATGTTACGTTTTGATATGTCAGAATACATGGAAAAACATTCAGTTTCTAAATTATTGGGTTCTCCTCCAGGATATGTTGGATATGAAGAAGGTGGAAAACTAACTGAAGCAGTTAGAAGAGCACCATACTCAATATTACTATTTGATGAAGTAGAAAAAGCTCACCCAGATGTGTTTAATATTTTCTTACAAATATTAGATGATGGTAGAGTTACTGACTCTTTAGGAAAAACAATTGACTTTAAAAATACAATTATAATCATGACATCAAATATTGGTTCAGATTACTTAATATCAACTCCTTCTGAGTTGGTAGACCAAGATGTATTAATGGAAAACTTGAAAAAATTCTTTAGACCAGAATTTTTAAACAGAATTGACAATATTGTTAACTTTAATTCTTTATCAAAAGAAGTTATAAAAGAAGTTATTGTAAAAACTTTAGATGAATTAAAAGAAAGAGTTCTGTCTACAAATGAATACATCATAAACTTCACAGATGCTTCAATTAAGAAAATTCTAGAAGAAGGGTATGATCAATTATATGGAGCAAGACCTATTAAAAGATATATTGAAAGAAACATTGAAACTTTAATTGCAAGAGCTATTGTTGGTGGAGAAATTGAACCAAAAAGAAATTATGTAATAGATGTTAAAGATGACAAATTTGTTATATCAACTTCAAATAAATTAAATTAG
- the hrcA gene encoding heat-inducible transcriptional repressor HrcA — MILKSIIEEYIKTAAPVGSKRIQEVLAIEVSSATIRNESASLEEQGFLEKAHTSSGRVPSTKGYRYYVDNLMESNNIDDIKYQIDEIFKKRGATIDEILDQTSSILSEMTKLATVVATSDTNDEVRLSKVELVPISNKSAIVIFVLSNGTIQNKTINLESVSLEELRLSIDLFNERLINSKISEIETKSQAMIPVLKQQVKKYEFVLQTLVGALIHTDSNKSKTSGVKYLLENPEFNDPNKIKDIIEFIENASPFAWFNYQSKTNKTTVAIGLETGNENDDIAVIGTNFPTKGGGKGALALVGPKRIEYDKVSKLLEWISNKIEEKFLLEGE, encoded by the coding sequence ATGATTTTGAAATCAATAATTGAAGAATATATCAAAACAGCTGCACCTGTTGGTTCGAAAAGAATTCAAGAAGTTTTAGCAATTGAAGTATCTTCTGCAACAATTAGAAACGAATCAGCATCCTTAGAAGAACAGGGTTTTCTAGAAAAAGCCCATACTTCTTCAGGAAGAGTTCCTTCAACAAAAGGTTATAGATATTATGTTGATAACTTAATGGAATCAAATAATATTGACGATATTAAATATCAAATAGATGAAATCTTTAAAAAAAGAGGAGCTACTATTGATGAAATTTTAGATCAAACTTCATCAATATTGAGTGAAATGACTAAGTTGGCAACAGTGGTTGCAACTTCAGATACAAATGATGAAGTTAGACTTTCAAAAGTAGAATTAGTACCTATATCAAATAAGTCGGCAATAGTTATATTTGTTCTTTCTAATGGAACTATCCAAAATAAAACAATTAATTTGGAATCAGTTTCATTAGAAGAGTTAAGACTATCAATTGATTTATTTAATGAAAGGTTAATAAATTCTAAAATATCTGAAATAGAGACTAAATCACAAGCAATGATACCAGTTTTAAAACAACAAGTTAAAAAATACGAGTTTGTTTTACAAACATTAGTGGGTGCATTGATTCATACAGATTCAAATAAATCAAAAACTAGTGGAGTTAAATATTTATTGGAAAACCCTGAGTTTAATGATCCAAATAAAATTAAAGACATTATTGAATTTATTGAAAACGCTTCTCCTTTTGCTTGATTCAATTATCAAAGCAAAACAAATAAAACAACTGTGGCTATTGGGTTAGAAACAGGAAATGAAAATGACGATATTGCAGTCATTGGTACTAACTTCCCCACAAAGGGTGGGGGAAAAGGTGCTTTAGCACTAGTTGGTCCTAAAAGAATTGAATACGATAAGGTTTCAAAACTTTTGGAATGAATAAGTAATAAGATCGAAGAGAAGTTTTTATTAGAAGGAGAATAA
- a CDS encoding nucleotide exchange factor GrpE — MEKEKMKSVLNLFETIKKELKIEKKEVKDGEETKVEELSNIEKLELEFVALTEENAKLEEARLIAVADNQNTVRRFQNESILVRKYGGEKLASELIPAIDMFRGVLKSTPDNPEIKNYLMGFEMIINQIDQALTNAGVTMVSVKPGDDFNPELHSAIEQVKSEEFETGKIAVVVSNGYKLHDRVIKHAAVKVAE, encoded by the coding sequence ATGGAAAAAGAAAAAATGAAATCAGTTTTAAATCTTTTTGAAACTATAAAAAAAGAGTTAAAAATTGAAAAAAAAGAAGTTAAAGACGGAGAAGAAACTAAAGTTGAAGAACTTTCAAATATTGAAAAGTTGGAACTTGAATTTGTTGCTCTAACAGAAGAAAATGCAAAATTAGAAGAAGCTAGATTGATAGCTGTTGCTGATAACCAAAATACTGTTAGAAGATTTCAAAACGAAAGTATTTTAGTTAGAAAATACGGTGGAGAAAAATTAGCTTCAGAACTTATCCCTGCAATAGATATGTTTAGAGGAGTTTTAAAATCAACTCCAGATAATCCAGAAATAAAAAATTATTTAATGGGATTTGAAATGATAATTAACCAAATAGATCAAGCATTAACAAATGCTGGTGTAACAATGGTTAGTGTAAAACCTGGAGATGATTTTAATCCAGAATTACATTCAGCTATTGAACAAGTTAAATCAGAAGAATTTGAAACAGGAAAAATAGCAGTGGTTGTTTCAAATGGATATAAATTACATGACAGAGTTATTAAACATGCTGCTGTAAAAGTAGCAGAATAG
- the dnaK gene encoding molecular chaperone DnaK: MAKERIIGIDLGTTNSCVAIMEGGQPMVLENPEGQRTTPSVVAFKNSDIIVGGAAKRQSVTNPNTAISIKRDMGTSKKRNLEGKDYTPEQISAEILRYLKKYAEDKIGSKITKAVVTVPAYFNDAQRKATKDAGKIAGLEVERIINEPTAAALAYGIDKQDKEMKVLVYDLGGGTFDVSLLELADGTYDVLATSGDNELGGDDFDQKIMDWIGQEIKKEHNIDLSKDKMALQRFKDEAEKAKINLSSQVETEINLPFIAMNENGPVNFSTKLSRAEFEKMSKDLVERTRKPVEDALKEAKLKATEIDQVLLVGGSTRIPAVQELVKSLLGKEPNRTINPDEVVAMGAAIQGGVLAGDVTDVLLLDVTPLTLGIETMGGVMTPLIQRNTTIPTEKSQVFSTAVDNQPAVDINVLQGERPMAADNKSLGQFQLSGIKPAPKGTPQIEVTFKIDVNGIVSVTAKDKDTNEEKTITISNSGSLSDAEIEKMVKEAEENQEADNKKRKNIELKNKAESYLNIIESSMTEAGESMNEEQKKQSEDMAKEIRELIAKEDYDALEKKMNELEQAMKMASEMAAQQAQAGAAEEVKEEAKDENKDEESK, encoded by the coding sequence ATGGCAAAAGAAAGAATTATAGGAATTGACTTAGGAACTACAAACTCATGTGTAGCAATTATGGAGGGTGGACAACCAATGGTTCTTGAAAACCCAGAAGGACAAAGAACTACACCATCAGTTGTAGCATTTAAAAATAGCGATATTATTGTTGGGGGAGCTGCAAAAAGACAATCAGTTACAAACCCAAATACTGCAATCTCAATCAAACGTGATATGGGAACAAGCAAAAAAAGAAATTTAGAAGGTAAAGATTACACACCAGAACAAATTTCAGCTGAAATTTTAAGATACTTAAAAAAATATGCAGAAGATAAAATAGGATCAAAAATTACAAAAGCTGTAGTTACAGTTCCTGCTTACTTCAATGATGCACAAAGAAAAGCAACTAAAGATGCTGGTAAAATTGCTGGATTAGAAGTTGAAAGAATTATCAACGAACCTACAGCAGCTGCATTAGCATATGGTATTGACAAACAAGACAAAGAAATGAAAGTTTTAGTTTATGACTTGGGTGGAGGAACATTTGACGTTTCATTATTAGAATTAGCAGATGGAACTTATGATGTTTTAGCAACTTCAGGAGATAATGAATTGGGTGGAGATGACTTCGACCAAAAAATTATGGACTGAATTGGACAAGAAATCAAAAAAGAACACAACATTGATTTATCAAAAGATAAAATGGCTTTACAAAGATTTAAAGATGAAGCTGAAAAAGCAAAAATTAACTTATCAAGTCAAGTAGAAACAGAAATTAACTTACCATTTATCGCAATGAATGAAAATGGACCAGTTAACTTCTCAACTAAATTATCAAGAGCAGAATTTGAAAAAATGTCTAAAGATTTAGTTGAAAGAACAAGAAAACCAGTTGAAGATGCTTTAAAAGAAGCAAAATTAAAAGCAACTGAAATTGACCAAGTTCTTTTAGTTGGAGGATCAACAAGAATTCCTGCTGTTCAAGAATTAGTTAAATCATTATTAGGAAAAGAACCAAACAGAACTATTAACCCTGATGAAGTTGTTGCTATGGGGGCAGCTATCCAAGGTGGAGTTTTAGCTGGAGACGTAACTGATGTTTTATTATTAGACGTTACACCATTAACATTAGGAATTGAAACAATGGGTGGAGTTATGACACCATTAATTCAAAGAAATACAACAATTCCTACAGAAAAATCACAAGTATTCTCAACAGCAGTTGACAACCAACCAGCAGTTGATATTAATGTATTACAAGGTGAAAGACCAATGGCAGCAGATAACAAATCATTAGGACAATTCCAATTATCAGGAATTAAACCTGCTCCAAAAGGAACACCTCAAATTGAAGTTACTTTCAAAATTGACGTTAACGGTATTGTATCTGTTACTGCAAAAGATAAAGATACAAATGAAGAAAAAACTATTACAATTTCAAACTCAGGAAGCTTAAGTGATGCTGAAATTGAAAAAATGGTAAAAGAAGCTGAGGAAAACCAAGAAGCTGATAACAAAAAACGTAAAAATATCGAATTAAAAAATAAAGCAGAAAGCTACTTAAATATTATTGAATCATCAATGACTGAAGCTGGTGAATCAATGAATGAAGAGCAAAAAAAACAATCTGAAGATATGGCAAAAGAAATTCGTGAATTAATTGCTAAAGAAGATTATGATGCTTTAGAGAAAAAAATGAATGAATTAGAACAAGCTATGAAAATGGCTTCAGAAATGGCAGCACAACAAGCACAAGCTGGTGCAGCTGAAGAAGTTAAAGAAGAAGCTAAAGACGAAAATAAAGATGAAGAATCTAAATAG
- the dnaJ gene encoding molecular chaperone DnaJ, whose translation MAKRDYYEVLGVAKSASEDDIKKAYRKLAKKYHPDICKEPDAEEKFKEATEAAEVLLDANKRQTYDQFGHDGLNGMGSGFGGFGGGFGDFFSNMGGAGDFFSDIFSNFFGGRSGGSSRQRSSRGKDIVISVSLSLKELLFGVDKDVTLDLVSKCDDCDGVGAKSKSDIVECEVCNGHGVVTVLQDMGIAKFQTQQPCPKCKGQGKENKNPCKSCRGDGAVMKKETVTMPIPKGLVPDQQIVLRNAGNYSVDGGERGHLYADVHLKASKNVKIVNDHDIKFKFDVSYLDALLANEITIKTLDGDVNIKIPRGVKNGEIITVKNYGLHKGVKSSHRGNLLLEVNIVIPKELDKEEKEKIESLMQLTEFKVTNNLEE comes from the coding sequence ATGGCTAAAAGAGATTATTATGAAGTTTTAGGTGTTGCAAAGTCAGCATCAGAAGATGACATAAAAAAAGCTTATCGTAAATTAGCTAAAAAATACCACCCTGATATTTGTAAAGAACCAGATGCTGAAGAGAAATTTAAAGAAGCAACTGAAGCAGCTGAAGTTCTTTTAGATGCAAATAAACGTCAAACTTACGACCAATTTGGACATGATGGACTAAATGGAATGGGATCTGGATTTGGCGGATTTGGTGGCGGATTTGGAGACTTCTTCTCAAATATGGGAGGAGCTGGAGACTTCTTCTCAGATATATTCTCAAACTTCTTTGGGGGTAGATCTGGAGGTTCTTCAAGACAAAGATCATCAAGAGGAAAAGATATTGTCATAAGTGTTAGTTTATCTTTAAAAGAATTATTATTCGGAGTAGATAAAGATGTTACTTTAGATCTTGTTTCTAAGTGTGATGATTGTGATGGAGTTGGAGCAAAATCTAAATCTGATATTGTTGAATGTGAAGTATGTAATGGACATGGGGTTGTTACAGTTTTACAAGATATGGGAATTGCAAAATTCCAAACTCAACAACCTTGTCCAAAATGTAAAGGACAAGGTAAAGAAAATAAAAACCCATGTAAAAGTTGTAGAGGTGATGGAGCTGTTATGAAAAAAGAAACAGTTACAATGCCAATACCAAAAGGTTTAGTACCAGATCAACAAATTGTATTGAGAAATGCAGGAAATTATTCAGTTGATGGTGGTGAAAGAGGACATCTTTATGCTGATGTTCACTTGAAAGCATCAAAAAATGTAAAAATAGTAAATGATCATGATATTAAATTTAAATTCGATGTTAGTTATCTAGATGCGTTACTTGCAAATGAAATCACAATAAAAACTCTTGATGGGGATGTTAACATAAAAATACCAAGGGGTGTTAAAAACGGAGAAATTATTACTGTTAAAAATTATGGTTTACACAAGGGTGTTAAATCTTCACACAGAGGTAATTTATTGTTAGAAGTTAACATTGTGATTCCAAAAGAACTTGATAAAGAAGAAAAAGAAAAAATTGAAAGTTTAATGCAATTAACTGAATTCAAAGTAACAAATAATTTAGAAGAATAA